From Chryseobacterium sp. H1D6B, a single genomic window includes:
- a CDS encoding RHS repeat-associated core domain-containing protein, with the protein MQENNYYPFGLKHDAYNGLGGNTAYKYQYNSKELQEESGMYDYGWRQYMPELGRWNGIDQLAEKYLSTSSYAYVANNPVSYADIDGRWFNQDGSINTSGYTPGFTSGKAMLSQFLGQRPGEGGGGGYTFTGNAAASMFDYFAKGGSVSGMSFTNGEARWWTGGTATQTSYRIGDEMRNVDGDL; encoded by the coding sequence ATTCAAGAGAATAATTATTATCCCTTCGGTTTAAAGCACGATGCGTACAACGGATTAGGCGGTAATACAGCTTACAAATATCAGTACAACAGCAAGGAACTGCAGGAAGAATCTGGAATGTATGACTACGGCTGGAGACAGTATATGCCTGAGTTGGGAAGATGGAACGGCATAGATCAGCTTGCTGAAAAATATCTTTCGACAAGCTCCTATGCCTACGTAGCTAATAACCCTGTATCTTATGCCGACATAGATGGAAGATGGTTTAACCAAGACGGAAGCATAAACACGTCGGGATATACGCCAGGATTTACAAGTGGAAAAGCTATGTTATCACAATTCTTGGGACAACGCCCGGGAGAAGGCGGTGGAGGTGGTTATACCTTTACCGGAAATGCAGCTGCCTCTATGTTCGATTATTTTGCAAAAGGAGGAAGTGTAAGCGGAATGTCTTTTACCAATGGAGAGGCAAGATGGTGGACAGGAGGAACTGCAACCCAAACCTCGTACAGAATCGGTGACGAAATGCGTAATGTTGATGGTGATTTGTGA
- a CDS encoding AadS family aminoglycoside 6-adenylyltransferase produces METRSEKLKEIIIWAEENPDIRAVLLTSSLVNPYAPVDEFSDLDVELVFENMKSYEIDKNWISNFGKPISMVEENETFFENKHAMKMVLYDDYVKVDFKLYQKSEFIKEMQAAILPEDWDVGYKVLVDKDNLTQSLKPPTYQSIMIKKPSEQRFQQLMNDFWWDTTYVAKCLKRDEIFYAKFMSENVIRTDYLVPLIEWYIADEKGWENITTNKHGRLFKQHLSPELWKKVEFTFSGSNIEENWNALFASADLVHELGINLSEKLNLTYPIELENDIRKYLSDIRSKA; encoded by the coding sequence ATGGAAACAAGGAGTGAAAAACTGAAAGAGATTATCATCTGGGCAGAAGAAAATCCTGATATCCGGGCTGTACTGCTGACCAGTTCTTTGGTGAATCCTTATGCACCTGTAGACGAGTTCAGCGATCTTGATGTTGAACTGGTTTTTGAAAATATGAAATCTTATGAGATCGATAAGAACTGGATTTCTAATTTCGGGAAACCTATTTCGATGGTAGAAGAAAACGAGACTTTTTTTGAAAATAAGCACGCCATGAAAATGGTTTTGTATGATGATTATGTAAAAGTAGATTTTAAGCTCTATCAAAAATCAGAATTTATAAAAGAAATGCAGGCTGCAATACTTCCAGAAGATTGGGATGTAGGGTATAAAGTGTTGGTGGATAAAGATAATTTAACCCAAAGTTTAAAACCTCCGACGTATCAATCCATAATGATCAAAAAGCCTTCAGAACAAAGATTTCAGCAGTTAATGAATGATTTTTGGTGGGACACGACCTATGTTGCAAAATGCCTTAAACGGGACGAGATCTTTTATGCAAAATTCATGTCAGAAAATGTAATCAGAACAGATTATCTGGTTCCCTTGATTGAATGGTATATTGCTGATGAAAAAGGCTGGGAAAATATCACCACTAATAAACACGGCAGACTTTTTAAACAGCATTTATCCCCTGAACTTTGGAAGAAAGTAGAGTTTACATTTTCAGGAAGTAATATTGAAGAAAACTGGAATGCATTATTTGCTTCTGCAGATCTGGTACATGAGCTAGGAATAAACTTGTCAGAAAAACTCAACTTAACCTATCCAATTGAGCTGGAAAATGACATCAGAAAATACCTTAGTGATATCAGATCAAAGGCTTGA
- a CDS encoding GMC oxidoreductase — translation MDRKKFIKTSVLAVSGFYFLHSNLFQAAKLKINEQKDIEAPIIIIGSGYGGAVSALRLCEAGKKVLMLEMGLNWEKSGIPFSNMLKPGKSAAWLRKKTIAPFMNLFSLTPFTGALDRLDFENINIWVGRGVGGGSIVNGGMAVTPKESYFKEIFPDLDAEKFYNFYFPLVHKELKVNVIDEQFLKDCPYYKFTRVGEAEAHKAGFKTIRVPNVYDFKYMEKEFKNEVPRSAFNTEVIYGNNHGKNSLDKTYIKKASETGNLEILDLHQVETIKLNDDKSYTLHVNQIDTSGATATEKNFHCKKLILAAGTMGTLKLLLQSNAVNNFPIDEHVGKNWGNNGNFMTGRNWVKPLSGGTGAQQSTIPVGGVDNWEDKEHPFFTEIAPLPMGMDVATALYLLINRVDKKGKVFYDPLTKNIALDWDKSHTAKMRANADYFIKKMNRANGGTRSHFLFNNGFGADVCYHPLGGCVLGEATNQYGKLKEHENLYVLDGSLIPGTIGVNPFMTITAVAEFCIENLIKENEFA, via the coding sequence ATGGACAGAAAGAAATTCATCAAAACTAGTGTTTTAGCAGTATCAGGTTTTTATTTTTTACATTCTAATCTATTTCAGGCGGCAAAGCTTAAAATAAATGAACAAAAAGATATAGAAGCTCCGATCATCATTATCGGTTCCGGCTACGGCGGTGCTGTTTCTGCACTTCGTCTGTGTGAAGCCGGAAAAAAAGTACTGATGCTTGAAATGGGTCTTAATTGGGAAAAATCAGGAATTCCATTTTCTAATATGCTGAAACCAGGAAAAAGTGCGGCGTGGCTGAGAAAGAAAACCATTGCTCCTTTTATGAATCTTTTTTCTTTAACTCCTTTCACGGGAGCTTTGGACCGGCTGGATTTTGAAAACATCAATATCTGGGTAGGAAGAGGTGTCGGCGGCGGTTCTATCGTGAACGGCGGAATGGCTGTTACTCCGAAAGAAAGCTATTTTAAAGAAATTTTTCCTGACCTGGATGCCGAAAAGTTTTATAATTTCTATTTCCCATTAGTCCATAAAGAACTGAAAGTAAATGTCATTGATGAACAGTTTTTAAAAGACTGTCCTTATTATAAATTCACGAGAGTGGGTGAAGCTGAAGCCCATAAAGCCGGTTTTAAAACAATAAGAGTTCCCAATGTCTATGATTTTAAATACATGGAGAAGGAATTTAAAAACGAAGTTCCGCGTTCTGCGTTTAATACAGAAGTGATCTATGGAAATAACCACGGCAAAAACAGCCTTGATAAAACCTACATCAAAAAAGCATCGGAAACAGGAAATCTTGAGATCCTAGATCTTCATCAAGTCGAAACAATTAAACTTAATGATGACAAAAGCTACACATTACATGTCAATCAGATCGATACTTCAGGAGCAACTGCCACAGAGAAAAACTTCCACTGCAAAAAACTGATTCTTGCCGCGGGTACGATGGGAACTTTAAAGCTTTTATTACAGTCTAATGCTGTGAATAACTTTCCTATTGATGAACATGTCGGGAAAAATTGGGGCAATAACGGTAATTTTATGACGGGCAGAAACTGGGTAAAACCTTTATCAGGCGGAACAGGCGCCCAGCAGTCTACAATTCCTGTTGGCGGAGTGGATAACTGGGAGGATAAAGAGCATCCTTTTTTCACAGAAATTGCACCGCTTCCGATGGGAATGGATGTGGCTACAGCTTTATATTTGTTAATTAACAGGGTTGATAAAAAAGGAAAGGTTTTTTATGATCCGCTGACTAAAAATATAGCTTTAGACTGGGACAAAAGCCATACGGCCAAGATGAGAGCAAATGCTGATTATTTTATTAAAAAGATGAATAGAGCTAATGGAGGCACAAGAAGCCACTTTCTTTTTAATAATGGCTTTGGCGCTGATGTCTGCTATCATCCGCTTGGAGGATGTGTACTGGGTGAAGCTACGAATCAATACGGAAAATTAAAGGAGCATGAAAACCTTTATGTGTTAGACGGCTCGTTGATTCCTGGAACCATCGGGGTGAATCCATTTATGACGATTACGGCTGTTGCCGAATTCTGTATTGAAAATCTGATCAAGGAAAATGAATTCGCCTAA
- a CDS encoding DUF1684 domain-containing protein: MKKYIVMLLLFPLFAFAQKMVSKEVMEVKKFQEDLNAEYRNPKETPLRGDNFTNFKEHPFFPFDLKYRITAKFSRTENPKPFEIPTSSGKTKMYKEYGKAVFELDGKSYTLTLYQSLDLLKQKKYKDYLFLPFRDATNEKETYGGGKYMDLKIPKGNTIILDFNQSYQPYCAYNAYDYNCPIVPQENKLPVEIRAGVMYEDIYHH, encoded by the coding sequence ATGAAAAAATATATTGTAATGCTTCTGCTGTTTCCGCTTTTTGCTTTTGCTCAGAAAATGGTTTCAAAAGAAGTAATGGAAGTGAAAAAATTTCAGGAAGATCTCAATGCAGAATACCGTAATCCTAAAGAAACACCGCTGCGCGGAGATAATTTTACCAACTTTAAAGAACATCCTTTCTTTCCATTTGATTTAAAATATAGAATCACTGCCAAATTCAGCAGGACTGAAAACCCGAAACCTTTTGAAATTCCAACCTCTTCAGGAAAAACAAAAATGTATAAAGAATACGGAAAAGCTGTCTTTGAACTGGATGGAAAATCTTATACCCTGACGTTGTACCAAAGCTTAGACTTATTAAAACAGAAAAAATACAAAGACTATCTTTTTCTGCCTTTCCGTGATGCTACTAATGAAAAAGAAACCTACGGAGGCGGAAAATATATGGATCTGAAAATACCAAAAGGAAATACGATCATTTTAGATTTTAACCAATCTTATCAGCCATACTGTGCTTATAACGCCTATGATTACAACTGTCCGATCGTTCCTCAAGAAAATAAACTGCCGGTTGAGATCCGCGCCGGTGTTATGTATGAAGACATTTATCATCATTAA
- a CDS encoding GNAT family N-acetyltransferase: protein MVTLDFFKPEHFPELNYILDEKQLLFTATAEQALQSIKKRNDGLAHPITILYGEKAAGFFVLDSGDDKLDMTHNKNSLLLRSLSINPQLQGKGIGKSAMLEMDNFIRENFKNCDEIVLAVNVKNTSAYELYLKTGYEYEGKTRLGRSGPQYLMSKTLRKF from the coding sequence ATGGTCACTTTAGATTTTTTTAAACCTGAACATTTTCCGGAGTTAAATTATATTCTGGATGAAAAACAGTTACTTTTTACGGCAACGGCAGAACAGGCACTTCAAAGTATTAAAAAAAGAAATGACGGATTAGCCCATCCTATAACGATTCTCTATGGTGAAAAAGCAGCTGGTTTTTTTGTATTAGATTCTGGAGATGATAAATTGGATATGACCCATAACAAAAACTCCCTTCTGTTACGCTCCTTATCCATAAATCCTCAGCTTCAGGGAAAAGGAATCGGAAAATCTGCAATGCTTGAAATGGATAATTTTATAAGAGAAAATTTCAAAAACTGCGATGAAATTGTTTTGGCAGTGAATGTGAAAAATACTTCCGCTTATGAACTGTATTTAAAAACAGGATATGAATACGAAGGAAAAACAAGGCTGGGAAGAAGCGGACCTCAATATTTAATGTCTAAAACTTTAAGAAAATTTTAA
- a CDS encoding glucose 1-dehydrogenase, with protein sequence MEVSLHNQVAVVTGASSGIGTGIAKSLAAAGASVVVNHSSERSLEEAEAVLKEITDAGGKGITYQCDVSKEDQVVKMFQDVVAELGTVDILVNNAGIQKDAKIIDMTLDQWNAVIGVNLTGQFLCAREAIKEFLRRGIDPARSAACGKIIHISSVHEIIPWAGHANYASSKGGIRMLMQTLAQEYGADKIRVNSICPGAIQTPINTNAWNTPQALNSLLTLIPYNRIGQPQDIGNLAAFLASDMADYITGTSIFVDGGMTTFESFSTGG encoded by the coding sequence ATGGAAGTATCACTTCATAATCAGGTAGCTGTGGTTACCGGAGCATCAAGCGGCATAGGAACCGGAATAGCAAAATCGCTGGCAGCAGCAGGCGCTTCAGTGGTTGTTAACCACTCATCAGAAAGATCTCTGGAAGAAGCAGAAGCTGTATTAAAAGAAATTACAGATGCTGGCGGAAAAGGAATCACCTACCAATGTGATGTTTCAAAAGAAGACCAGGTTGTTAAAATGTTTCAGGACGTCGTTGCTGAGCTGGGAACCGTAGATATTCTAGTGAATAATGCAGGAATTCAAAAAGATGCCAAAATCATCGATATGACGCTTGACCAATGGAATGCTGTGATCGGAGTAAATCTGACAGGCCAGTTTCTTTGTGCAAGAGAAGCCATTAAAGAATTTCTCCGACGCGGTATCGATCCTGCGCGTTCCGCTGCGTGCGGCAAGATTATACACATCAGTTCTGTACACGAAATTATCCCTTGGGCAGGACACGCCAATTACGCATCGAGTAAGGGCGGTATCAGAATGCTGATGCAGACGCTGGCTCAGGAATATGGTGCTGATAAGATCCGTGTCAATTCTATCTGTCCTGGAGCGATACAAACCCCGATCAATACCAATGCATGGAATACTCCCCAAGCTTTAAATTCACTCCTCACTTTGATTCCTTATAACAGAATCGGGCAGCCGCAGGATATTGGAAACCTTGCCGCCTTTTTAGCAAGTGATATGGCCGATTATATTACAGGAACCAGCATTTTCGTAGACGGCGGAATGACGACTTTCGAAAGTTTTTCCACTGGAGGATAG
- a CDS encoding glucosidase translates to MQTEKQRIPDVSWKKWGPYVSNREWGLVREDYSADGDAWNYTQHDTAEAKAYRWGEEGICGLCDDLQKLVFSIGFWNKKDKMIKERFFGVTNGQGNHGEDVKEYFYYLDSTPTHSYMKMLYKYPQNAFPYDDLLKTNAERNKEQAEYELIDTGIFEQNEYFDIFIEYAKESQNDILIKVTVTNKSEKENPLVVLPSVWFRNTWNWGYDDYRPELSSDEAKNIKINHKDLEVKYIYAKQSSKTLFCDNETNNQRLYQSPNTSEYCKDGINDFIINGNLSSVNSKNTGTKASFLIDENFKAKETKTFEFRISDKDLKDPFDDFTEIFESRQKESDEYYAEIQKGINSEDEKLVQRQAFAGMLWNKMFYHYNVEKWLKGDPAEPRPPKSRDKIRNYDWKHLNNQHIISMPDKWEYPWYATWDLAFHTISFSLIDPDFAKQQLKLFLFEWFMHPNGQLPAYEWNFSDVNPPVHAWAVFRVFKIDEYLRDKPDLEFLESAFQKLLMNFTWWVNKKDNNGNNIFEGGFLGLDNIGVFDRNTELPNGEQLEQSDGTSWMAMFALNMMRIALELAQYNNVYEEMATKFFEHFLSIAHSLDNMGDENVGLWDEEDEFFYDAIASSDGDHMYLRLRTIVGLIPMFAVEVIDDEMIENLPNFKSRMKWILENKPELAALVSHWEVKGQDSKHLLSLLRGHRLKRLLSRMLDPNEFLSQYGVRALSKEYEANPYTLNFNDTDYTVKYTPAESDSGLFGGNSNWRGPIWFPINFLIIESLQRFFFYYSPDFMVEYPTGSGNYSNLDQIADSLSKRLSNLFLKDENGNRPFNGQYPRFQTDPDFKDYILFYEYFHGDNGRGVGASHQTGWTGLIAKILQPRFSKKEIAASETEMPENVEKQKS, encoded by the coding sequence ATGCAGACAGAAAAGCAAAGAATTCCAGATGTTTCATGGAAAAAATGGGGACCTTATGTAAGCAACCGCGAGTGGGGACTGGTACGTGAAGATTACAGTGCCGACGGTGATGCATGGAATTATACCCAGCATGATACAGCCGAAGCCAAAGCATACAGATGGGGAGAAGAAGGGATATGTGGACTCTGTGATGATCTGCAGAAGCTCGTTTTTTCTATTGGATTTTGGAATAAAAAAGACAAAATGATCAAGGAACGTTTCTTTGGCGTCACCAACGGCCAGGGAAACCATGGGGAAGACGTAAAAGAATATTTTTACTATCTGGATTCCACGCCTACACATTCTTACATGAAGATGCTGTATAAATATCCTCAAAATGCTTTTCCATATGATGATTTATTAAAAACAAATGCCGAAAGAAACAAAGAGCAGGCTGAATATGAATTAATAGACACGGGAATTTTTGAACAGAATGAATATTTCGACATCTTTATTGAATACGCTAAAGAAAGCCAGAATGATATCCTGATCAAGGTTACTGTTACCAATAAATCTGAAAAAGAGAATCCGCTTGTTGTGCTGCCTTCGGTGTGGTTCAGAAATACATGGAATTGGGGATATGATGATTACCGGCCGGAACTAAGCTCCGATGAAGCGAAAAATATTAAGATCAATCATAAAGATCTGGAAGTTAAATATATATATGCAAAACAGTCTTCAAAAACGCTTTTTTGTGATAATGAAACCAATAATCAAAGGCTTTACCAGTCTCCGAATACTTCCGAATACTGCAAAGACGGGATTAATGATTTTATAATTAATGGAAATTTATCTTCGGTCAATTCTAAAAATACTGGAACAAAAGCGTCTTTTTTAATTGATGAAAATTTTAAAGCTAAGGAAACGAAGACTTTTGAATTCAGGATTTCTGATAAGGATTTAAAAGACCCATTTGATGATTTCACTGAAATTTTTGAATCCCGGCAGAAAGAATCAGACGAATATTATGCTGAAATACAGAAAGGAATCAATTCTGAGGATGAAAAACTAGTACAGCGGCAGGCTTTCGCTGGAATGCTCTGGAATAAAATGTTTTACCATTACAATGTGGAAAAGTGGCTGAAAGGCGATCCTGCTGAACCAAGACCTCCAAAATCCCGTGATAAAATAAGAAATTATGACTGGAAACATCTGAATAACCAGCATATTATTTCGATGCCGGATAAGTGGGAATATCCATGGTATGCAACTTGGGATCTCGCTTTTCATACGATAAGCTTTTCTTTGATTGACCCGGATTTTGCAAAACAGCAGCTAAAACTATTTCTATTTGAATGGTTCATGCATCCTAACGGCCAGCTTCCGGCATATGAGTGGAATTTCAGCGACGTTAATCCGCCTGTGCACGCCTGGGCAGTTTTCAGGGTTTTTAAAATTGATGAATATTTAAGAGATAAACCTGACCTGGAGTTTTTGGAAAGTGCTTTTCAAAAATTGTTGATGAACTTCACATGGTGGGTTAATAAAAAAGATAACAACGGAAATAATATTTTTGAAGGGGGCTTTTTAGGGCTTGATAATATCGGGGTTTTTGACCGTAATACAGAGCTTCCGAACGGAGAACAGCTGGAACAGTCAGACGGGACAAGCTGGATGGCTATGTTTGCCCTTAATATGATGAGAATTGCGCTGGAATTGGCTCAGTATAACAATGTGTACGAAGAAATGGCAACGAAGTTTTTCGAGCACTTCCTTTCTATTGCTCATTCTCTTGATAATATGGGAGATGAGAATGTCGGGCTTTGGGATGAAGAAGACGAATTTTTCTATGATGCGATTGCTTCCAGTGACGGGGATCATATGTATCTGAGATTAAGAACGATCGTTGGTTTGATTCCTATGTTTGCAGTAGAAGTGATCGATGATGAGATGATTGAGAATCTTCCCAATTTTAAAAGCAGAATGAAATGGATACTCGAAAATAAACCTGAACTCGCAGCATTGGTTTCCCACTGGGAGGTCAAAGGTCAGGATTCAAAACATTTACTTTCGTTGCTGCGCGGCCATCGTTTGAAAAGATTATTAAGCAGAATGCTGGATCCAAATGAATTTTTAAGTCAATACGGTGTGCGTGCTTTGTCTAAAGAGTATGAAGCCAATCCGTATACTTTAAATTTTAATGATACAGACTATACGGTAAAATATACGCCTGCAGAAAGTGACAGTGGCCTTTTTGGGGGTAACAGCAATTGGCGCGGGCCGATCTGGTTTCCCATCAATTTCTTAATTATTGAAAGCCTGCAGCGTTTTTTCTTTTATTACAGTCCGGATTTTATGGTGGAATATCCTACAGGAAGTGGAAATTACTCCAATTTAGACCAGATTGCTGATTCTTTAAGCAAAAGATTATCCAATCTGTTTTTGAAAGATGAAAATGGAAACCGGCCGTTTAACGGACAGTACCCAAGATTTCAAACTGATCCCGATTTTAAAGATTATATTTTGTTTTATGAATATTTTCATGGGGATAATGGCCGTGGAGTAGGCGCTTCACACCAGACAGGATGGACGGGATTAATTGCAAAAATCCTTCAGCCTAGATTTTCCAAAAAAGAAATCGCAGCGTCTGAAACTGAAATGCCTGAAAATGTAGAAAAACAGAAAAGCTAG
- the recO gene encoding DNA repair protein RecO produces MNSQNGFLLSYIKYGENDAVLHCFTEEDGFQTYFLKGIYTKKNKKKALLRPLSQLSFSINLGRGNGIQSVSKFELVKNNDMYTDIKSNTVIFFISDFLNQILRHENKHPGIFFCIDEFIDELAQQNYQSHLIFLVKILKIQGVAPLVGEGMYLDPETGTFFPSLTHHLFNHETSLLWKSIVSSQNPYQIKINPSLRKQFLDSLLVYYHYHITDFKTPASLEVIQQIFE; encoded by the coding sequence ATGAATTCACAAAACGGCTTTTTACTTTCTTATATAAAATACGGCGAGAATGATGCCGTCCTGCACTGTTTTACAGAAGAGGACGGCTTCCAGACTTATTTTCTAAAGGGAATTTATACTAAAAAAAACAAGAAAAAAGCTTTGTTGAGGCCTTTAAGCCAGCTGAGCTTTTCTATTAATTTGGGAAGAGGTAACGGAATACAATCTGTTTCAAAGTTTGAGCTTGTAAAAAATAATGACATGTATACTGATATTAAATCGAATACTGTCATTTTCTTTATTTCCGACTTTTTAAATCAGATCCTCAGACACGAAAATAAACACCCGGGTATTTTCTTTTGTATAGATGAATTTATAGATGAATTAGCCCAGCAGAATTATCAGTCACATTTAATTTTTTTAGTTAAGATATTAAAGATCCAAGGAGTTGCTCCACTAGTAGGTGAAGGAATGTATTTAGATCCGGAAACCGGTACTTTTTTTCCTTCCTTAACCCACCATTTATTCAATCATGAAACTTCTCTTCTTTGGAAAAGCATCGTTTCTTCACAAAATCCTTATCAAATAAAGATTAATCCATCTTTGAGAAAACAATTTTTAGACAGCCTGTTGGTGTACTATCATTATCATATTACAGATTTTAAAACACCTGCTTCGTTAGAAGTGATCCAGCAGATCTTTGAATAG
- a CDS encoding metallophosphatase: MDRKSFLKAISGGTLAMALAPNMMMAEDLKFHGLTSANKLTILHTNDQHSRIEPFDESYTKNPNQGGFARRASLIQQIRNKESNLLLLDSGDIFQGTPYFNFFGGELEFKLMSMMKYDASTMGNHDFDNGLDGFQKVLPNAKFPFICSNYDFKNTILDGKTSPYKIFNKNGIKVGIFAVGIQLEGLVGKKQYGETIYSNPIDVAQHYSNFLRNDQKCDLVICLSHIGYDYKDEPNKVSDKILAAGTENIDIILGGHTHTFLPEPQTFKNRQGKNVLVNQVGWAGLLLGRIDFFFDSNKNIQHISWNNQVIDSSITA; this comes from the coding sequence ATGGATAGAAAAAGTTTTTTAAAAGCAATAAGCGGCGGGACTTTAGCAATGGCTTTAGCTCCTAATATGATGATGGCAGAGGATTTAAAATTTCATGGTTTAACCTCAGCGAATAAACTTACGATTCTTCATACTAATGACCAGCACAGCAGAATAGAACCTTTTGACGAAAGTTATACAAAAAACCCTAATCAGGGAGGTTTTGCTAGAAGAGCTAGTTTGATACAGCAGATCAGAAATAAGGAGAGTAATCTTCTGCTGCTAGATTCTGGGGATATTTTTCAAGGAACTCCTTATTTTAATTTTTTTGGAGGCGAGCTTGAATTTAAATTAATGTCCATGATGAAGTATGATGCTTCAACGATGGGAAATCACGACTTTGATAATGGATTAGACGGTTTTCAAAAAGTGCTGCCTAATGCAAAATTCCCTTTCATCTGTTCAAATTATGATTTCAAGAATACTATTTTAGACGGGAAAACATCACCTTATAAAATATTCAATAAAAATGGAATCAAAGTGGGAATTTTCGCTGTTGGTATCCAATTGGAAGGACTTGTCGGGAAAAAGCAATATGGAGAAACTATCTATTCGAATCCGATAGATGTTGCCCAGCATTATTCAAATTTCTTAAGAAATGATCAAAAGTGTGATCTTGTGATCTGCTTATCTCATATAGGTTATGATTACAAGGATGAACCTAATAAAGTAAGTGATAAAATTTTAGCTGCCGGTACAGAAAATATTGATATTATTTTAGGAGGGCACACCCATACTTTTCTGCCTGAACCGCAGACCTTTAAAAACAGACAAGGAAAAAATGTCTTAGTCAATCAAGTGGGATGGGCAGGTCTTCTTCTGGGCAGAATAGATTTCTTTTTTGATTCAAATAAAAACATACAACATATTTCTTGGAATAACCAGGTAATAGACAGCAGTATAACAGCATAA
- a CDS encoding 5'-nucleotidase: MKNKFLLLGIALVSLTACKTTSLQVANVQTQKNISINNELKNDEKFVKVIEPYKQKLDKEMNQKISHTSVDLTKQGDNSNLGNLLADYTFDGADVWTKTHLQKNVDAALINIGGIRTTIGKGDILLKSIYEVMPFENEVIIVKMKGTDLQGLYDYYAKTQVNNPVSHLYIETKNGQLTKTLINGKPINPSQDYYIATSDYLALGGDNMSFFAKGEAIPTGIKLRDLFIDYFKKNSEIVPNTDIRLNFIGKK, from the coding sequence ATGAAAAATAAATTCTTATTATTAGGAATTGCTTTGGTTTCACTGACCGCTTGTAAAACAACTTCTTTACAAGTTGCCAATGTGCAGACTCAGAAAAACATTTCCATTAATAATGAACTAAAAAATGACGAAAAGTTTGTAAAAGTTATTGAACCTTATAAGCAGAAACTGGATAAAGAGATGAATCAAAAGATCTCTCATACCAGTGTAGATCTTACAAAACAGGGAGACAACAGTAATCTGGGAAATCTTTTAGCAGATTACACGTTTGACGGTGCCGATGTATGGACAAAAACCCATCTTCAAAAAAATGTTGATGCTGCTTTGATCAATATCGGAGGTATCCGTACAACAATAGGAAAAGGCGATATACTTTTAAAAAGCATCTATGAAGTAATGCCTTTCGAAAATGAAGTGATCATTGTGAAAATGAAAGGAACGGATCTTCAGGGACTTTATGATTATTATGCAAAAACTCAGGTGAACAATCCTGTTTCTCATTTATATATTGAAACTAAAAATGGACAGCTTACCAAAACTTTAATTAATGGAAAGCCCATAAATCCAAGTCAGGATTATTACATCGCTACATCAGATTATCTTGCGTTGGGAGGTGATAATATGAGTTTCTTTGCAAAAGGGGAAGCAATCCCTACAGGTATTAAATTAAGAGATTTGTTCATTGATTATTTCAAGAAGAACTCTGAAATTGTACCCAATACAGACATTCGTTTAAATTTTATTGGTAAGAAGTAA